CAGGTGGTGAAGAAGACGGTGTAGATAATAGTGATGTAGATGATTCTAAATTATATACACAACCAGAAGAAGTTGCCTATGCATACGAAGAATTAAGTAAAGTAAGCGACCAGTTTACTATTGCTGCAGCTTTCGGTAACGTACACGGCGTATACAAACCAGGAAACGTAAAATTAACACCAAAAATCTTGAAAAACTCTCAAGATTATATTTCTAAAAAATACGGTGTAGGTCATAACCATATTGATTTTGTATTCCATGGTGGTTCAGGTTCTACAGTTGAAGAAATTCGTGAAGGTATTAGCTACGGTGTTATTAAAATGAATATAGATACCGATTTACAATATGCCTTTATGAGTGGTATTCGTGACTATATGAACAGTAAAAAAGATTATTTACAAGGACAAATTGGAAACCCTGAAGGCTCTGATGTTCCTAACAAAAAATACTACGACCCACGTGTTTGGTTACGTTCGGGCGAAGTCACTTTTATTGAGCGTTTAAAAAAGGCTTTCGAAGACCTTAATAATGTAAATACACTATAAAATAGAGTTGTTATGTATATAAAATCCTGCTTCACGCAGGATTTTTTCATTTCTAAGCAATAAAAAAATTAAAAAAATTCAATTAATAAAAACAGAATGGCTTTACTACTAAATTAAAATAAAGCCTTAATTTTGTAGTCAGGCTTTTTGCTTTATCATTTTTGATTTTACACATAACGTGTTTGTTAAAAAAGAATCTAGCAACTATCCTTAACGAAAATACCGATGTACAAAATTTTTTAAATCTAAAATTGTAAATCGTAAATCTAAAATCGTAAATCATAAATCACTATGTCTTGGTTTAAAAGAAAAACAAAAGGAATAACAACAACAACAGAGGAAAAAAAAGACACCCCTAGGGGTCT
This genomic window from Mariniflexile sp. TRM1-10 contains:
- the fbaA gene encoding class II fructose-bisphosphate aldolase, with translation MGHNIKPGVATGREVQAIFKLAKEKGFALPAVNVIGSDTINGVLETAAELNAPVIIQFSNGGAQFNAGKGLSNEGQKAAIAGAIAGAKHVHTLAEAYGVPVILHTDHCAKKLLPWIDGLLDASEKHFAETGKSLFSSHMIDLSEEPIEENIEICKTYLERMSKMGMTLEIELGITGGEEDGVDNSDVDDSKLYTQPEEVAYAYEELSKVSDQFTIAAAFGNVHGVYKPGNVKLTPKILKNSQDYISKKYGVGHNHIDFVFHGGSGSTVEEIREGISYGVIKMNIDTDLQYAFMSGIRDYMNSKKDYLQGQIGNPEGSDVPNKKYYDPRVWLRSGEVTFIERLKKAFEDLNNVNTL